TTTGCCGTGGTCATTTCAGGATTTGACCTTGATGGAGACGGCAAAGTGGATTCTGTTGAGGTTGCTGAATAATGCCCGCCATAATTGAGAAAATTGTAGCGCACGGTCATCCTAACATTTCAGCACTGCACCCGACCACGCTCATGTTCACCAAAGACGAGAACCTAACAAAAAAGGGGGATTGCATTGTGGCTGTTGGTGCAGATAATGCAGTGGCGGATTTTTCAGAAGAATTTAAAACCAAACTTCAAGATTCAAACACCAAACTAACAATCCAGATGAAAATTGACGACGTATCATGGCAGGTTACGGCGCGTGGCTCACCTAAACTATCCTTAACCAGCAAGGAGGAGATTGTTGTGCGAAAGAGCGATTTTTCCTCTGAGAGAACAATGGCGGTTTGTGCGGATAAAGCCTCAGTGGACATGCCAAGGGAAATGGTTGAAAAATTGAAAAATCCAAACCAAAAAGTTGAGATAACGCTAACTTTAGCCTAAGCGGTGGGTTCTTGAGGTTTTTTAGAAAATTTGTTGTGGATTTTTCCTATTAATCCAGTGCTTGTTTTTAGAACCGCTGGCAAACCAACTAAGTCAGTTGTTGTTGCTATTAGTCTAACTAGCAACGCGAATGTTATGGCGTAAGGAAGAATCACCGTTGGCTGGGCACTTATACCTGTTAATAGGAATGCATAAGCGGCTTCTTGCAGACCAAGCCCCGCAAAAGTTATGGGTACATACATGAAAGCGGCAGTTAGTGGTCCCATAAATAGCATATCTATGAATGTGGGTTCAGCCATTCCGATAGCTTGAGCTAACAAAATTAAGGAAATTCCGCTGAAAATGATAGAACCCAACACGGAGACAACAATAACTTTTAAGGAACTACGCAGTGCCGCCTTGTCATTTGTGAACATTGAACGGACTTCCTGAAGCTTCTTAATTACAATACCGACAAGGGGTAATTTGCAAAGTTTGAGAAGTAACCCAGAGAAATAATTAGTCCAAACCAAAATTGTCAAGCCTACTCCACAGGCTAAAAGCACCAATATACCTGCAAGCAACGCATTAGTAATAGACGAATCAATCACGTTACTGGGAATGCGCATTAAAAAGTAAAGCAATGCAATCGTGGAAAAAGATGCTTTTACAAAAAAGTTGCCAGCGCCAACGGCCATAACACTCATTAAGCCTTTCTCAATGGGTACAGCTTCAAGTTGGTTAAGCAGTACTGGAGTTGCAAAGTAGCCTGATTTTGCAGGGGTTACGTCACTTAAGAGTTGCCCGCCAAAGTTTGCTAACATGGTATTTTTGAAGCGTGGTGCAGCTTTGAGGGCTTTTAGGGCTCCTTGAAGTGCAAAACCGATTGCAAACGATGAAAGGATAAAGAAAACTATGGATGTGGCAAGTAGGGGTATGTTTGTGTTGCTTAGGATGTTTGCTGCTTGGGTTAAGTTGACGTTTTGAAATAGCAAATACAGTATTAAGATGCTTACTGCAGCTTGCACGGGAACGAGCAGGGTGCGCAAACGTTTAGCTGACAAATTCAAAGGGTATTCTCCAAAGGTCTCTGCTTGTTAGTTAAATTGACTTTCAACAGCGCAACCGTGATAATTATAGGTAAGGCAACAAAAACTGCAATCCCAACCTTAGAAGCCACAAGTCATAGGCGCTAACGGATTTGGGCATCTAAAACCACTTGAGATTCAAACGGCGCAGTTTCGCGAATACTTCGAACACAAAGAAAACTTTGAAGAACACGCCCATTTTTCTCCACCAGATAAGAAAACTGCTGCTGCAAATCCTCAATCGTATCAGGTTGACGAACAAACCCGTAAAAATGCACCACACCACCCGAGGGCTTTAGAGCGTTACATGCGGCATCCACAAAGTCGATGGCAGTTTCAGGCAGATTCATAATTACCCTATCCGCAGCGCCTTTGAGCTGTGTTTTTGCGATTTCTCGTGCGTCACCCAAAACAGGGAAAACCCTATCAGCTACCTTGTTTAGGTGAACATTTTGCTCTAAAAACTGCACTGCATCAGGGTTTAGGTCAACCCCATAAACCTTGGCAGCTTTTTGGGTTTTTACAATCAGCACTGCAAAGGGTCCAACACCCGCAAACAAGTCCACCACAGTTTCATCCGCTTGGACAAGGTATGCTACGCGTTGGTGCTCAGTAGAGAGTCTTGGGGAGAAGTATGCTTTGGCAATGTCCACGTGATATTGACAACCGTATTCCCTATGGATCGTGTGGGTTTTGTTTTCGCCCGCGATAAATGTGTAATCGCGAACACGAAAAGTCCCAGATATGTCACCTGCTTTTGCCAGCACGGTTTTCACGTTTTTCTGGGTCTCCAGTACTGCCGCGCCAATCAGGCTCTCGTACTCTTTGAGTTGCGGGGGAATGTCTATTATGGCTATGTCACCGATTACATCCATTGCGTGGGGCAGGTTTGGAAGCAGTTCAGGGGGGAGTTGACTGCTTAGGGCTTGGGTGAGGGTTTTTTCGTGTTGAATTTTTTCTGTGAAATCTGCTGTTTCAACTTGCAGGCTTGAAATTTGCTCAAATTTTTCCATGACCTCTGCGTCAGGTTGCCCAATTAGGGGGATCCAAAGCGAAGTTTCATCTCGCTGAATAATAAGCGTCTTGTCCATAATGCCCAGTTTACTAGCTAACGCAATGGTTTTTTCGCCATCAATTTTTGAAACTTTAAGACATACTGCTTGCGGCATCGGTCTTCTCTATTCTGTAGAGGTTGCCTTCCCTTTTAACATTAAACCCAACACCAAGCAATTTCTCCATAAGCCAAAGGTTGGACTCGATATGCTCAGAAATTTCGCGGGCATAAATCACCGATTTCCCATCCGTAAGCGCCATGTAAGGAATCAGCATATCTGCCAAAAACATATCCACCGACGCGCCCGCTACCAATTCGGTGAGGATTTTTTCTGCAGCCTCTTTGCCTACGGCTTCCGCGGTTTTACGTAATTCCCCAATCGAGTCCGCACCCAAAAAGTTCCCGTTGGCATCTTTTGCCCAGAGCACGATTGAGCTGCCTTTTTGTATGGGGTTTGATTGGTCGTTGATGATTTTGATGTTGTTGGGGTAGCCTTTTTGGGTCAAAACTTCGCTTGCGGCTTTGGCTTGACGTTCTGCAACATTACGGTCAGCCAGATATGTACATACTGAAACACCGTTTACTATGTCGGGTTTACCAAAAGGCACCATATTTAGGGGTTTCAGTTTTGCAGGTTTAACCGTAAGCGTGGCTTCGCCGTTGCCTTTAGGGTAATACCCGTAGCGGTCAACCATGATTTCTGCCTCAACACCCGCCCGCGCAAGGGCAGGAAGCAGAACATTTCGCATGTAATTGATTGTTGGCGCATGCAACGTGTCGGTTCCGCCTTTGGCCACATGAAGTCGCACTGGGGTTTTGGCGTAGGCGCAGATGGGTAAAACTGAGAGGAAAAGCATGGGG
This is a stretch of genomic DNA from Candidatus Bathyarchaeota archaeon. It encodes these proteins:
- a CDS encoding DUF371 domain-containing protein, with amino-acid sequence MPAIIEKIVAHGHPNISALHPTTLMFTKDENLTKKGDCIVAVGADNAVADFSEEFKTKLQDSNTKLTIQMKIDDVSWQVTARGSPKLSLTSKEEIVVRKSDFSSERTMAVCADKASVDMPREMVEKLKNPNQKVEITLTLA
- a CDS encoding flippase-like domain-containing protein, with translation MNLSAKRLRTLLVPVQAAVSILILYLLFQNVNLTQAANILSNTNIPLLATSIVFFILSSFAIGFALQGALKALKAAPRFKNTMLANFGGQLLSDVTPAKSGYFATPVLLNQLEAVPIEKGLMSVMAVGAGNFFVKASFSTIALLYFLMRIPSNVIDSSITNALLAGILVLLACGVGLTILVWTNYFSGLLLKLCKLPLVGIVIKKLQEVRSMFTNDKAALRSSLKVIVVSVLGSIIFSGISLILLAQAIGMAEPTFIDMLFMGPLTAAFMYVPITFAGLGLQEAAYAFLLTGISAQPTVILPYAITFALLVRLIATTTDLVGLPAVLKTSTGLIGKIHNKFSKKPQEPTA
- a CDS encoding class I SAM-dependent methyltransferase family protein — protein: MPQAVCLKVSKIDGEKTIALASKLGIMDKTLIIQRDETSLWIPLIGQPDAEVMEKFEQISSLQVETADFTEKIQHEKTLTQALSSQLPPELLPNLPHAMDVIGDIAIIDIPPQLKEYESLIGAAVLETQKNVKTVLAKAGDISGTFRVRDYTFIAGENKTHTIHREYGCQYHVDIAKAYFSPRLSTEHQRVAYLVQADETVVDLFAGVGPFAVLIVKTQKAAKVYGVDLNPDAVQFLEQNVHLNKVADRVFPVLGDAREIAKTQLKGAADRVIMNLPETAIDFVDAACNALKPSGGVVHFYGFVRQPDTIEDLQQQFSYLVEKNGRVLQSFLCVRSIRETAPFESQVVLDAQIR
- the rtcA gene encoding RNA 3'-terminal phosphate cyclase, with the translated sequence MFEIDGSQKSGSGTILRLSIALAAIRGQPLHIINIRQNRPKPGLKHQHLESVLTAVKLCNAKLEGAVLGSKELWFTPKKICGGNIEAIIETAGSIPMLFLSVLPICAYAKTPVRLHVAKGGTDTLHAPTINYMRNVLLPALARAGVEAEIMVDRYGYYPKGNGEATLTVKPAKLKPLNMVPFGKPDIVNGVSVCTYLADRNVAERQAKAASEVLTQKGYPNNIKIINDQSNPIQKGSSIVLWAKDANGNFLGADSIGELRKTAEAVGKEAAEKILTELVAGASVDMFLADMLIPYMALTDGKSVIYAREISEHIESNLWLMEKLLGVGFNVKREGNLYRIEKTDAASSMS